A region of Neovison vison isolate M4711 chromosome 7, ASM_NN_V1, whole genome shotgun sequence DNA encodes the following proteins:
- the LOC122912791 gene encoding zinc finger protein 133-like encodes MASGLIARREATVVSFQDVAVDFTREEWWLLSHTQRLLYRCVMLENYSNLVSLGIPFPKPTLVILLEQGEEPWTEEVEALPSSCSADAKPEIHLGSSSALDFCSWQRQHRLHDHCLPICPGLLAGTLCPAYQKQQQQQSLSYESFCNDRVKDNDREEGSKSLLETTRRRFTSRAFLSPPDGQLISLRKGKTVVEIKLSSAEKANHLEKEKVLKWVDFSGFEVTNYGNCGLGFSQKSALFIHQRTHSGGKPYFCSECGRSFSYKSALITHKRSHTGEKPYICTECGQAFSQKSNLVTHKMAHSGERPFACEECGRSFSQKSTLIRHLRTHSGEKPFVCQECGRGFRDKSNLITHRRTHSWEKPYVCRDCGRLFRDKSTLSKHQRIHSGENPHLCPECGRSFSQKSYLMKHKRTHSGEKPFVCQECGRGFSDKSNLTTHQRTHSGENPYMCAECGRGFSVKSALMTHQRTHSGEKPYVCQECGRGFRHKSTLVAHQRTHSGEKPFVCGECGRGFRQKSHLISHQRTHSGEKAYVCPECGQAFSQKANLVRHKMAHSREKPFVCRECGRGFTQKSALIRHHRTHSGEKPFVCQECERGFSDKATLSTHQRTHSREKPYICSKCGEGFRLKSLLARHQRTHLL; translated from the coding sequence ATGGCCTCAGGGCTAATAGCCAGGAGAGAGGCAACCGTTGTGTCATTCCAGGATGTAGCTGTGGACTTCACCCGGGAAGAGTGGTGGCTGTTGAGCCACACTCAGAGGTTGCTGTACAGGTGTGTGATGTTGGAAAACTATAGCAACTTGGTCTCCCTGGGAATCCCATTTCCCAAGCCAACACTTGTCATTCTGCTAGAGCAAGGGGAGGAACCCTGGACAGAAGAGGTGGAAGCTCTGCCCAGCTCCTGCTCAGCAGATGCAAAGCCAGAAATTCATCTTGGTTCCTCCTCTGCTCTGGACTTCTGCAGTTGGCAACGCCAACACAGGCTACATGATCATTGCCTTCCAATCTGCCCAGGCTTGCTAGCAGGCACTCTCTGCCCAGCCTAccagaaacagcagcagcagcaatcaCTCTCTTATGAAAGCTTCTGCAATGACAGAGTGAAAGACAATGACAGAGAAGAAGGCTCCAAATCACTTTTGGAGACGACAAGGAGAAGGTTCACCTCCAGAGCTTTCCTCAGCCCACCTGATGGACAGCTAATAAGCTTGAGGAAAGGCAAGACAGTGGTGGAAATAAAGCTCAGCTCAGCTGAGAAGGCAAAccatttagaaaaagagaaagtattaAAGTGGGTAGATTTCTCAGGATTTGAAGTAACGAATTATGGAAATTGTGGGCTAGGCTTTAGCCAGAAATCAGCCCTCTTTATTCATCAGAGGACCCACTCAGGAGGAAAGCCTTATTTTTGCAGTGAATGTGGTCGAAGCTTCAGCTATAAATCAGCTCTCATCACACATAAGAGATCACATACAGGGGAGAAGCCTTACATCTGCACAGAATGTGGGCAAGCCTTTAGCCAGAAGTCTAACCTAGTCACCCACAAGATGGCCCACTCTGGGGAGAGGCCTTTCGCATGTGAGGAGTGTGGACGAAGCTTTAGCCAGAAGTCAACTCTCATCAGACACCTGAGGACACACTCAGGGGAGAAACCCTTTGTGTGCCAGGAGTGCGGGCGGGGCTTTCGGGATAAATCAAACCTTATCACCCACAGAAGGACCCACTCATGGGAAAAACCTTATGTGTGTAGGGATTGTGGGAGGCTTTTTAGAGACAAATCAACTCTCAGcaaacatcagagaattcattcGGGGGAGAATCCACATTTGTGCCCCGAATGTGGCCGGAGCTTTAGTCAGAAATCGTACCTCATGAAACACAAGAGGACACACTCAGGAGAGAAGCCTTTTGTGTGTCAGGAGTGTGGACGAGGCTTTAGTGATAAGTCAAACCTTACGACACATCAGAGGACACACTCTGGAGAGAACCCGTATATGTGTGCAGAGTGTGGTCGAGGGTTTAGTGTTAAGTCAGCTCTCATGACACACCAAAGGACACACTCTGGAGAGAAGCCTTATGTGTGCCAAGAATGTGGGCGAGGCTTTAGACATAAGTCAACTCTTGTTGCACATCAGAGGACACACTCAGGAGAGAAGCCTTTTGTGTGTGGGGAATGTGGGCGAGGCTTTAGACAGAAGTCACATCTCATCAGTCATCAGAGAACACACTCTGGGGAGAAGGCATATGTCTGCCCTGAGTGTGGACAAGCCTTTAGCCAGAAAGCAAATCTAGTAAGGCACAAGATGGCCCACTCAAGGGAGAAGCCTTTTGTGTGTAGGGAGTGTGGGAGAGGCTTTACCCAGAAGTCAGCTCTCATAAGACATCACAGGACACATTCTGGGGAGAAGCCttttgtgtgccaggagtgtgagcgGGGCTTTAGTGATAAGGCAACTCTCAGCACACATCAGAGAACACACTCAAGGGAAAAACCTTATATTTGCAGTAAGTGTGGAGAAGGCTTTAGGCTGAAATCACTCCTTGCTAGACACCAGAGGACACATCTGTTGTAA